The DNA region TGAAACCGAATTTCTGACTAGTATGAAGAAAACTGATGAAGCCTTCGCTGATTTGATTTCCTTCTTCCGTTCTTACAAAGAACCGACAATCATTGTTATGTATGGAGATCATCAGCCAAGCCTAAGTCAGGAATTTTATTCTCAATTTATGGATGAAAATGACCCATCAGCAAAATATTCTGCTCCTTTTGTTATCTGGTCAAATTTTCATATCAAAGAGCGTGAAGCTACAACCATCAGCCCAAATTACCTTGTACCATACTTGATGGATATATTGTCCGAATCTGATTATCCTCTTCCTCGGTCATCATATCAGCAATTTTTAAGTGCTATGCAAAATCAGGCACCTGTTATTACTAGCTGGGGCAATCTAGATAGCAATGGACAACAAATTGAAAATCTGGGTACACTACCACTCTATCAAACATATTTACAATTAGAATATAACAGCGCTGTTGATAAGCAGCCACTTTTAGACTTATATGAGTAACAAATAACCTCGCCCTAAACTGAGCGAGGTTATTTTACTGTCTATGTAGTTAATTATCCAAACGGTACAATTTATAACTTTCAATAACAGAACGTAGTTTTTCACCATATCGTGGATCAGTTGCATATCCCGATTGTCGCAAGGCAACAATAGCTTGCTGATAATCAGTCGCTTCTCTATAACCTTGATAATTCTTTGTTCTCCATGGAGTAGAGGTAAAGAATTTACCATAGTCAGCTATGCTTTCTTTCCATGAATTATATTTTCTAAATAACTGTTTTTCTTGTTTAAGTTCTCTGTTGCGGTATTCGTTGGTTACAATTTCGATAGTATCACCAGTCCATGTTTCGTCGGCCTTGATACCGAAGAGATTATTTCCATTAGTGGCCAAATGAGACGTTCCCCATGCACTTTCTAAAATAGCTTGAGCTAACATGACACTTGGAAGAATAGAATGGACCTTGGAAGTTTGTTTGATGGCGGGTATTAAAACATCAATAAAACCTTTTTGCATATCAGAAATAGGTAATGATTCAGTCCCTATTGCTTTTCCCCCAACAGCACCATACCAAGCCATTACCCCTTCTGTCAAAGCTCTAGCAAGACGAGTATGATACGAATCTTGTTTAATAACCTGCAACTCGGAAGGATTATCCATAAAACCAAGTTCTACTAGAATAGCTGGAACTGCTGTTTCACGAAGCACTGCAAAGGTCTCCCTTTTCACCCCACGGTTTACTGCTCCAGTTTCCTTAATCAAGCTTGCTTGAACCTTATTAGCTAAGATTTCACTTTCAGCCAATCGGGTAGGATCATTGTGTTTTTCTTTGTTAATTTTTGGTTGATACTCAGGATCATACTTATACCAGTAAGTTTCAATCCCTTTCGTATCGGTCACCCCTGCTCCTGTCGCATTGAAATGAAGGCTAATGAACAAATCAGCATTGCTTTTATTAACCCGACTTGAACGCTCCGTACGATAGTCAACATCGTAATCACCGGTACGGGTCATTAAAACATTGATACCACGTTGTACAAGACTGTCTTTCAATTTATTTGCAACAGACATAGCGAGATTTTTTTCATGAATTCCACCGTAGGAGGCACCAGAATCTCTACCACCATGTCCCGGATCAAGGTAGACTGTGTAGGAACGTGGTGCTGAAGGTAAATCAACCGTGGTAGCATTCACATAGGTCATACTGCCATCAAAGCCTCGGTAATACAAGTGAACATTGTACCTGCCAGTGCCATTTTTATGCTGAGATTTATTAACTTTCAACAGGTAGCTACCATCTGGTTGGCGATCTGCGGTATGGTAAATAATATCATCCTGACCGTTGGTCTCTGTCCAAGTTGGGACCAAGACCTTACTGATACCCTGCTGAGAGGAGACATTGGTAATACGAACATCAAAACTACCTGTTTGATGGTTAACATTGGCAATACTCAAATTGCCCGTAGTAGAAACCTCTGACAAGCTAGTCGTGGTCTGTGCAACATAGGTCATACTGCCATCAAAGCCACGGTAATACAAGTGAACATTGTACTTGCCAGTGCCATTTTTGTGCTGAGATTTATTAACTTTCAGCAGGTAACTACCATCTGGTTGGCGATCTGCGGTATGGTAAATAATATCATCCTGACCGTTGGTCTCTGTCCAAGTTGGGACCAAGACCTTACTGATACCCTGCTGAGAGGAGACATTGGTAATACGAACATCAAAACTACCTGTTTGATGGTTAACATTGGCAATACTCAAATTGCCCGTAGTAGAAACCTCTGACAAGCTAGTCGTGGTCTGTGCAACATAGGTCATACTGCCATCAAAGCCACGGTAATACAAGTGAACATTGTACTTGCCAGTACCATTTTTGTGCTGAGATTTATTAACTTTCAGCAGGTAACTACCATCTGGTTGGCGATCTGCGGTATGGTAAATAATATCATCCTGACCGTTGGTCTCTGTCCAAGTTGGGACCAAGACCTTACTGATACCCTGCTGAGAGGAGACATTGGTAATACGAACATCAAAACTACCTGTTTGATGGTTAACATTGGCAATACTCAAATTGCCCGTAGTAGAAACCTCTGACAAGCTAGTCGTGGTCTGTGCAACATAGGTCATACTGCCATCAAAGCCACGGTAATACAAGTGAACATTGTACTTGCCAGTACCATTTTTGTGCTGAGATTTATTAACTTTCAGCAGGTAACTACCATCTGGTTGGCGATCTGCGGTATGGTAAATAATATCATCCTGACCGTTGGTCTCTGTCCAAGTTGGAACCAAGACCTTACTGATACCCTGCTGAGAGGAGACATTGGTAATACGAACATCAAAACTACCTGTTTGATGGTTAACATTGGCAATACTCAAATTGCCCGTAGTAGAAACCTCTGACAAGCTAGTCGTGGTCTGTGCAACATAGGTCATACTGCCATCAAAGCCACGGTAATACAAGTGAACATTGTACTTGCCAGTACCATTTTTGTGCTGAGATTTATTAACTTTCAACAGGTAGCTACCATCTGGTTGGCGATCTGCGGTATGGTAAATAATATCATCCTGACCGTTGGTTTCTGTCCAAGTTGGAACCAAGACCTTACTGATACCTTGCTGAGAGGAGACATTGGTAATACGAACATCAAAGGTGCCTTGAGCATCATTACGGTTCTCAACGGTAATGGTACCAGTAGGCTGACTAGCTATTGTTGAACCAGTACTCACCTGAGTTTGTGAAACATTTGATGACGCACTCAATGAACTTTCTGTTCTGCTTGTGGCTGAAGTTGTTGAATGACTAGCAACAGCCGACACTGCTTTCGCTCTTATATTGGTTGAAGCTGCTTGACTACCTCCTGAGGATGTTAGAGTACTTGCAACATCATGCTTTTCCACTTCCCATTTAAAACTATAATCCGTTAATTGTTGCGAGCTACCATCAGTGAGTTGTGCTGTTAATTTCAGTGTAAAATCTCGATCGTCTTGAGAAAAGTTTGTACGATCCAGAATTGCTACATATCTTCCGTATTCATCAATTGAAAATGTAAGGGGATAGCCAACACTAGTTTCTGAACTAAACTGAGCAGTTATGCCAATAATTTCTCCTGTAATCTGAGATAAGATAGCCTTCATTTGTCCTGCTTCTTCAACCACAGATAACTGACCACCAGTATTAGCCATTGCTGTTGAAGAAACATGACTTGATGGTGCGTCTATAGTATCTGCTTGAACAAGTTGACTAGATGATAGCAACGCACACAAAGAAAGAAATAATAAGGTTTTCTTTTTCATATAAAATCCGTTATCCTATTTTTTCTCTTGTTTATAAAATTCCTCTAATGCTTCTTGCCAGGTCGGAATGATAAAGCCAGTTGCTTTCGCCTTAGCTAGGCTCATAGTTGAATTAAATGGGCGTTTAGCTTTAGCAGGGAATTGACTAGAATCCACCGGTAGTACCGTAGTATTGGTATCCTTGAGGATTTCTACTGCAAAGTCAAACCAGGTTGTATCTTCATTCGCGTCATTTGACAAATGGTAGTAACCAAATTCTTGCTTTGTATCCACTAGATGAACCATAAATTCCGCCAAGGTCCGTGTCCAAGTTGGGCGCCCATGCTGGTCGTTGACAACAGTCAAGGTGTCACGTGTCTCAGCAAGATTTTGCATAGTAAAGACAAAGTTTTTACCATAGTTACCAAATACCCAAGCCGTACGCACAGTGTAGAACTTATCAGCAAATTTCTCAACTACCTCTTCGCCTAAGCGTTTGGCACGACCGTACTCAGACTGGGGATTTGGTTGATCATTGACCTGCCATTCTTGACCAACTGACAGATTACCATCGAAGACATAGTCTGTGGAGATGTAAACAAGAATTGCATCATACTTAGCAGCTGCCTTGGCAATATTTTCAGAACCGATAACATTTATTTTGTAGTTCAATTCTTTACCTTCATCTTCCGCCATATCAACTGCGGTATAAGCTGCGCAATGGTAAACGACAGTTGGCTTTACTTCTGCAAAAAATGTATCAACTGCTTCCGCATCTGTAATATCCATTTCTGCAACATCTGCGGCAATGTATTTGATACCACGTTCGTCCAAAAGGTAACGCAATTCAGTCCCTAACTGACCATTTGCACCTGTAATTAAAATCATGTTTGCTCCTTTGTTTTAAGAAAGGCTTGAGCACTTGCCCTAGCCTTTAGTTTATTCGATTACCTCTTGCGTTTTAGCGTAATTAGCTTCGACCGCTGCTTTTTCACCTTGCCACCATTCTTTATTATCGGTGTACCACTTGATGGTCTCTTCTAAACCTTCTGAGAAGTTGGTAAATCGTGGCTCCCACCCAAGTTCATCACGAAGTTTGCTAGCATCAATGGCATAACGTAAATCATGACCTGCACGGTCTGTCACATGATCGTAAGCATCTTTAGGTTGCCCCATTTTCTCTAAAATTAGTTCAAGAACTTCCTTATTATTCTTCTCACCATCAGCACCAATTAGGTAAGTTTCCCCTATACGACCCTTGGTCAAGATAGCCCAAACGCCTGTTGAGTGATCATTGGTGTGAATCCAGTCACGAACATTCTTGCCTTCACCATAGAGCTTTGGTTTGATACCGGCCAAAATATTGGTAATCTGACGAGGAATGAATTTTTCAATATGTTGGTAAGGTCCGTAGTTGTTTGAACAGTTGGAGATAGTGGCCTTAACACCAAATGAACGCACCCAGGCTTTAACAATCAAATCAGAAGCTGCTTTTGTTGATGAATAAGGCGAACTTGGGTTGTAGTTGGTATCAGCAGTGAATTTCTCACCTGGTCCTTCACCATGCCCTGGTAAATCTTCACGTAGAGGAAGATCGCCATAAACTTCATCCGTTGATACATGATGGAAGCGAATATCATACTTACGAGCAGCTTCCAAAAGGGTGTAAGTCCCGATAAAGTTGGTATGGATGAATGGTGATGGATCATTGAGCGAGTTATCATTGTGACTTTCAGCTGCATAGTGGACAATCGCATCAGCGTTGGCTGCTAACTTGTCCACCAGCTCAGCATCAGCGATGTCACCGACAACCAACTCTACACGGTCACCCAGAATTGCTTCTAAATTGGCACGGTTACCCGCATAAGTCAATTTATCCAGAACAGTCACATGGACATCTGGATGGTTATTGTAAACGTAGTGCACAAAGTTTGAACCGATGAAGCCAGCTCCACCTGTGACAATAATATGTTTGAATTCTGACATGATTTCTCCATTTATTTTTTTATGTGCCATCTCAAGTCGTTCGGACAGCAATGATATATTGGTCAGGCTCGCTTTGCGCACCTTAGTTCTTTAGTGATTGACTTAGGTAGTCAATTTTTGCAAAATCTTTATGGTTATTTTGATCAGCTCGGTAAGAATCTTTTGAAGAGGATTGATAAATAGCCAAGTACTGCTCCAAGGTTGGTAGATAATAATGAACTCCTTTTGTCACTTGCTCTTCCAATTCTTCTAAGCGGATACCTGCAAAATCAGGGAGAGTATCTATGACACCAAACTCGATAGACAAATCATCCTTTTGATACTCGTGTTCATGACGGTCAACAAGCTTATAACCAAGCGTTACCATAACCTGATGAATGGCCTCAAACTGGTAAATCCGTTCTTCATCAGAGACTTGCCAGCCCCTTGGATCACCAGGCACGTGAATATCCAAATCTCTAGCTTGCCAGTCTTGAGCGGTCCTAAGTTCCAATCCAACAGAGCCCATTAACAAAGGAGTTATGCCAATCTTATTGAGCTGCTCTGCTATTTCCAAAAATACTGAAAACATTACAAATCCTCTTTTTTTAAGGGTTTAACATCCTTGAGCAAGGGGTGGTTCTTATCGGCCTCAGAAACTTCTGCCTCTGCCAGATTTTCCCAAGTGATGTCCAAACTAGGATCCGCATAGTTAACAAAGGCATACTTAGGCTTGAGCTCCAAAGCCCAGTAATCATTGACTAGATAGCTATAAGCTACAAAATCTGACAGTACTTGAAATCCGTTAGCAACACCGCGCGGTACAAAAATACCCTTACTCGCATCAATGATTGTCTGATAGGTATTCCCAAAAGTGTCACCTTCGCGTAGGTCAACCCAAGTTCCTAAAACCTTACCGCCATCTGCTACAGAGATATACTTGTCCCAAGGCTCGGCATGAAGTCCCCTAAGGACGTTCTTACGTGAAAAACTGACATTATTTTGCAACTTTCCTTCGGCAAAGAAACTTTCTGGAAAACCCAGTGGAAGCATTTTTTCCTTTTGAAAATTTTCCTTAAACCAGCCACGATTATCTCCGTGAACCGGAATATCGAATTCCAACATGCCGGGGATAGTTTCTACTGCACGTGCTGCTAATGTTTTTCCGAAAAAGTTTTCTATCATTCAGTTTCTCCAATCAAACGGAGCAGATACTGTCCGTATTCATTTTTCTTGAGTGGCTGTGCCAATTCATGCACTTGTTCCTTGCTGATATAGCCCATACGATAGGCAATTTCTTCTAAATTGGCAACTTGAACATTCTGCAAGCGTTGAACAGTCTCAATGTACTGCGCTGCTTCTAGTAAGCTCTCATGCGTGCCTGTATCCAGCCATGCAAATCCACGTCCCATTAGCTCAACAGACAAATCTCCACGCTCAAGGTAGGCTTTGTTGACATCTGTGATCTCAAGTTCTCCACGAGGTGATGGCTTGATATTTTTAGCAATCTCCACAACATCATTGTCATAGAAATAGAGACCTGTAACCGCAAAATTTGACTTTGGCTGCTCCGGTTTTTCTTCAATGGATATAGCATTCATATCTGAGTCAAACTCCACAACACCAAAACGCTCTGGGTCTTTCACTTGATAACCAAAGACTGTTGCACCAGTTTCCTTACTTGCTGCCCGTTGCAACATCTTGGTCAAACCATTACCATGATAGATATTATCTCCCAAGATAAGCGCAACAGGGTCATCACCAATGAACTCTTCGCCAATAATGAACGCTTGGGCCAACCCATCTGGACTTGGTTGCTCAGCATAAGAAAGCGAGATTCCCAATTCAGATCCATCTCCTAACATGTCCTCAAAACGTGGCAAATCTTGAGGTGTGGAAATAATCAAAATCTCTTTAATCCCAGCTAACATAAGTGTTGATAGCGGATAGTAAATCATCGGTTTATCATAAATGGGCATCAGCTGTTTTGAAGCTGCACGCGTAAGTGGATAAAGCCGAGTTCCTGATCCACCTGCCAGAATAATACCTTTCATGTAAGAATACCTTCCCTAAATTAATATCAGTTCATTATACCATATTTCCAAAGACATTGTCAGTAGGAAAAAAACTATAAAAATAGCCTTTTTCAGAATTTATTCCACAGCAATATCCAAAATCACTTGGACAAATCCTGCCATAAAACCCAATAAATAAAATATGTTAGTCATAAACTGATAGGTAAATATTTCCTAAAATTTATCGACAGTTGTAAAGGTACCTTTACCTATAGTAGTTTATAAATGCCTAAATGGATTAGTCGAAATGGTTGAGGCTAAAATTTCCAACTCCCAATTCTCCTCTGCCTTCCATTTTTCTAATAGACCTGCAATTTTAGTGATAAACAAGACCTCGATATGATGGCCGGGATCAATTGCCAAAAGTCCTTGAGTTAGCATATCCTGCCCTGTGTGGTAATAAATATCTCCTGTGATGTATACGTCTGCTCCTTTAGTTAGGGCATCTTGATAAAAAGAGCCTCCGCTACCTCCACAAATAGCAATGCGACTGACACGCTGTTTCGTTTGATGATCATAGGCAACCAGACGAACAGCATCCAAATCAAAGACGGACTTAACTTTCAAGGCCAATTCTTCCAGACTCTGCTCTGCTATCGTCCCAATACGACCGACTCCTTGACCCTCGGCAGTTTCATGCAGGTAAGTCGTATCTTTTATATCTAGCAATTCACAGAACCAATCATTCATCCCTCCTTCAACCACATCGATATCTGTATGGCTGACATAGACCGCAATATCGTTTTTGACCAAATCTAGGTATATTTTTGTCTGTGGGTTATCTTCCACCAAATCTTTTAGTGGTCGGAAAATTGGTGCATGTTTGACAATAATCAAATCAATCTGCTTATCAATGGCTTCTGCTACCGTTGTTTCTCGAATATCCAAGGCCACCATGACGCGTTTGACTTCTTTGCTGAGTGTACCGATTTGCAACCCCGAATCACCTTCCATGGATAAACTAGTTGGACAAAAAGCCTGATAGCGTTCGATAACTTTACTTGCTAACATAGAGAGCCTCCTCAATCTGTTTGATTTTATGAAAAATAACAAGTCGATCTTCACCGCATTCCAGTGGAATTTGTTCAAAAGCTACTTTTAACTTTTCCTGTTCCTTATGCCACTTTTTGATAAAAATCGAAGACTTTTGTTCTAATAAATACGGACCGAATCGATGTTCAATTTCCAATAACTTCATCTGCCCAGATTCTGCAACGAGGACTTCGTAGAATTTGCCATTTTCTTCCAGAATCTCTTCAGCAATCAATTTGAACTGATTTTTTTCAAGCCAGCGACGGACATCATCCTCACGATTATTAGGCTGGAGAATCAAGCGCTCAACGTTTGCTAATTTGTCTTTTCCAGCTTCCAAAATATCGGCAATGAGCCTACCACCCATGCCTGCGATAGTAATTGCGGTGATATTATCAGCCACTTCTATAGCCGCCAGACCATTTGCTAAACGAACTTGAATCTTATCCAATTTCCCTGCCTGTTCCACATTTTGTAAGGCTGACCGATAAGGACCTTGAACAACCTCACCAGCTATCGCAAAATCAACTTGTCCTTGCTCCACCAAAAAAAGAGGGAGATAAGCATGATCACTCCCTACATCTACTAAACGTGCTCCTTTAGGCACAAAACTTGCGACTGTCTCCAATCTTTTTGATAATTTTGTTTCCATTTTACTCTTTCCAAAGATCCATCGCATCAAGAAAATCACTTGATACTGCTACATTCTTAGGTGTCTGAATCTCTCTTTCTGCATTCTTGGCTTCTACCTGAGCAGGAGTAGTAATTCCCTCCCGACGCCAATTTCGTAGAATAGCCTGGATATATTTCCAATTGGTCTTGTTATTAAAAACCGCTTCTTTCAAGGCTGCACGCACTAAATCCACAGAAGTCTTATCATCCTCAACAGTTTTCTGTAAGTCCTCAACCTCAAAAGGTGATAAGAAACGACCAAGTTCACGTTCAAAATCACCAACTAAGGTCTTTAAATCATTCTCTGGCTGTATAAGTTCCGGCCGCTGCTTCTGTAACAAGAGATGATCTAGTCGTTCCAAGGCAGGAAAAGCATTAAATATCATTTCAATTTCACCTGCAATGCTGATTGTTTTAAATTCCAAAAGACCGGCTTCTTGTAGATTTTCAATAGCTTGGTTAACCTGAGCAACAGTCTTACCAGTTGCTTGTGCAATTTCACTTGGTGCTAGAGACTCCATGGATGATGAATTCTGATGAAAGAAAAATTGCCATATCAAAAAGTCATCTGCTGATGGAAAAAGCTCTTGGTAATGAAATAAGATGGCTGCAGGCAAAACCAGATACCCCTGCCGAAATTGCTGTGAATAGTTCATACTTCCTCTTTAAAGATTCATATAGTGCATCCCAAAGTCTAGAAAAGCTTGGGATATTATAATCTTGACAGCACTTGCCATAAACAAAACGTATGTTAAACAAGTGTGTTGACAAACCTATACGGCTGACTGCTTAAATGTCTGCCAGTTGTATGGAGTTTCTTGGTAGACAGCATAGTTGATCCAGTTAGTGAAAAACTGTGCTGCTGGCAAATTCCATGATAGAGAAGGTCTGCTTGTTGGGTCATCCTGTTTAAAATAATTTTCTGGTATGTGCGGATTTTTACCAGCCAGACAGTCACGTAAGTACTCCTTAGCTAATGTATCCCTATCATACTCAAAATGTCCAAAACTGTAGACTTCCCTCAAATCCTTACTAGCTAAGATTGACAAACCAACTTCTGACCCTTGTGATAAAATCATCAAGGTATCCAAATGTGAAATATCTTCCTCTTTTACTTCGGTATAACGCGAATGAGGCGAGCGAAACTCGTCATCAAATCCTCTCATAAGCGGACTGGTACGATTCGTTACTTCCTGCCAGTAGACACCTGATAGCTTGCGAGCCATACTATGCTTAGACACACCATAGCGAGCATACAAACCAGCTTGAGCCCCCCAGCAAATATGCAATGTAGAATAAACATGTGTTTTTGACCAGTCAAATATCTGTATCAGTTCTTGCCAATAATCTACTTCTTCAAAGGATAGATTTTCCACAGGCGCACCTGTTATGATAAGACCATCAAAATAGTTATCCTGAATTTGATTAAAAGTCTTGTAAAATTGTTTCAAATGATCTGAATGGGTATTTTTAGATTCATGACTAGCCATATGAAGAAATTCTACTTCTAATTGCAAAGGAGTATTAGCTAAAAGACGGAGCAACTGAGTCTCCGTCACAAT from Streptococcus ruminantium includes:
- a CDS encoding GBS Bsp-like repeat-containing protein; translation: MKKKTLLFLSLCALLSSSQLVQADTIDAPSSHVSSTAMANTGGQLSVVEEAGQMKAILSQITGEIIGITAQFSSETSVGYPLTFSIDEYGRYVAILDRTNFSQDDRDFTLKLTAQLTDGSSQQLTDYSFKWEVEKHDVASTLTSSGGSQAASTNIRAKAVSAVASHSTTSATSRTESSLSASSNVSQTQVSTGSTIASQPTGTITVENRNDAQGTFDVRITNVSSQQGISKVLVPTWTETNGQDDIIYHTADRQPDGSYLLKVNKSQHKNGTGKYNVHLYYRGFDGSMTYVAQTTTSLSEVSTTGNLSIANVNHQTGSFDVRITNVSSQQGISKVLVPTWTETNGQDDIIYHTADRQPDGSYLLKVNKSQHKNGTGKYNVHLYYRGFDGSMTYVAQTTTSLSEVSTTGNLSIANVNHQTGSFDVRITNVSSQQGISKVLVPTWTETNGQDDIIYHTADRQPDGSYLLKVNKSQHKNGTGKYNVHLYYRGFDGSMTYVAQTTTSLSEVSTTGNLSIANVNHQTGSFDVRITNVSSQQGISKVLVPTWTETNGQDDIIYHTADRQPDGSYLLKVNKSQHKNGTGKYNVHLYYRGFDGSMTYVAQTTTSLSEVSTTGNLSIANVNHQTGSFDVRITNVSSQQGISKVLVPTWTETNGQDDIIYHTADRQPDGSYLLKVNKSQHKNGTGRYNVHLYYRGFDGSMTYVNATTVDLPSAPRSYTVYLDPGHGGRDSGASYGGIHEKNLAMSVANKLKDSLVQRGINVLMTRTGDYDVDYRTERSSRVNKSNADLFISLHFNATGAGVTDTKGIETYWYKYDPEYQPKINKEKHNDPTRLAESEILANKVQASLIKETGAVNRGVKRETFAVLRETAVPAILVELGFMDNPSELQVIKQDSYHTRLARALTEGVMAWYGAVGGKAIGTESLPISDMQKGFIDVLIPAIKQTSKVHSILPSVMLAQAILESAWGTSHLATNGNNLFGIKADETWTGDTIEIVTNEYRNRELKQEKQLFRKYNSWKESIADYGKFFTSTPWRTKNYQGYREATDYQQAIVALRQSGYATDPRYGEKLRSVIESYKLYRLDN
- the rfbD gene encoding dTDP-4-dehydrorhamnose reductase; its protein translation is MILITGANGQLGTELRYLLDERGIKYIAADVAEMDITDAEAVDTFFAEVKPTVVYHCAAYTAVDMAEDEGKELNYKINVIGSENIAKAAAKYDAILVYISTDYVFDGNLSVGQEWQVNDQPNPQSEYGRAKRLGEEVVEKFADKFYTVRTAWVFGNYGKNFVFTMQNLAETRDTLTVVNDQHGRPTWTRTLAEFMVHLVDTKQEFGYYHLSNDANEDTTWFDFAVEILKDTNTTVLPVDSSQFPAKAKRPFNSTMSLAKAKATGFIIPTWQEALEEFYKQEKK
- the rfbB gene encoding dTDP-glucose 4,6-dehydratase, with product MSEFKHIIVTGGAGFIGSNFVHYVYNNHPDVHVTVLDKLTYAGNRANLEAILGDRVELVVGDIADAELVDKLAANADAIVHYAAESHNDNSLNDPSPFIHTNFIGTYTLLEAARKYDIRFHHVSTDEVYGDLPLREDLPGHGEGPGEKFTADTNYNPSSPYSSTKAASDLIVKAWVRSFGVKATISNCSNNYGPYQHIEKFIPRQITNILAGIKPKLYGEGKNVRDWIHTNDHSTGVWAILTKGRIGETYLIGADGEKNNKEVLELILEKMGQPKDAYDHVTDRAGHDLRYAIDASKLRDELGWEPRFTNFSEGLEETIKWYTDNKEWWQGEKAAVEANYAKTQEVIE
- a CDS encoding phosphoribosylanthranilate isomerase, whose amino-acid sequence is MFSVFLEIAEQLNKIGITPLLMGSVGLELRTAQDWQARDLDIHVPGDPRGWQVSDEERIYQFEAIHQVMVTLGYKLVDRHEHEYQKDDLSIEFGVIDTLPDFAGIRLEELEEQVTKGVHYYLPTLEQYLAIYQSSSKDSYRADQNNHKDFAKIDYLSQSLKN
- a CDS encoding dTDP-4-dehydrorhamnose 3,5-epimerase family protein, whose translation is MIENFFGKTLAARAVETIPGMLEFDIPVHGDNRGWFKENFQKEKMLPLGFPESFFAEGKLQNNVSFSRKNVLRGLHAEPWDKYISVADGGKVLGTWVDLREGDTFGNTYQTIIDASKGIFVPRGVANGFQVLSDFVAYSYLVNDYWALELKPKYAFVNYADPSLDITWENLAEAEVSEADKNHPLLKDVKPLKKEDL
- the rfbA gene encoding glucose-1-phosphate thymidylyltransferase RfbA, with translation MKGIILAGGSGTRLYPLTRAASKQLMPIYDKPMIYYPLSTLMLAGIKEILIISTPQDLPRFEDMLGDGSELGISLSYAEQPSPDGLAQAFIIGEEFIGDDPVALILGDNIYHGNGLTKMLQRAASKETGATVFGYQVKDPERFGVVEFDSDMNAISIEEKPEQPKSNFAVTGLYFYDNDVVEIAKNIKPSPRGELEITDVNKAYLERGDLSVELMGRGFAWLDTGTHESLLEAAQYIETVQRLQNVQVANLEEIAYRMGYISKEQVHELAQPLKKNEYGQYLLRLIGETE
- a CDS encoding Nif3-like dinuclear metal center hexameric protein; its protein translation is MLASKVIERYQAFCPTSLSMEGDSGLQIGTLSKEVKRVMVALDIRETTVAEAIDKQIDLIIVKHAPIFRPLKDLVEDNPQTKIYLDLVKNDIAVYVSHTDIDVVEGGMNDWFCELLDIKDTTYLHETAEGQGVGRIGTIAEQSLEELALKVKSVFDLDAVRLVAYDHQTKQRVSRIAICGGSGGSFYQDALTKGADVYITGDIYYHTGQDMLTQGLLAIDPGHHIEVLFITKIAGLLEKWKAEENWELEILASTISTNPFRHL
- a CDS encoding tRNA (adenine(22)-N(1))-methyltransferase, with amino-acid sequence METKLSKRLETVASFVPKGARLVDVGSDHAYLPLFLVEQGQVDFAIAGEVVQGPYRSALQNVEQAGKLDKIQVRLANGLAAIEVADNITAITIAGMGGRLIADILEAGKDKLANVERLILQPNNREDDVRRWLEKNQFKLIAEEILEENGKFYEVLVAESGQMKLLEIEHRFGPYLLEQKSSIFIKKWHKEQEKLKVAFEQIPLECGEDRLVIFHKIKQIEEALYVSK
- a CDS encoding DnaD domain-containing protein, encoding MNYSQQFRQGYLVLPAAILFHYQELFPSADDFLIWQFFFHQNSSSMESLAPSEIAQATGKTVAQVNQAIENLQEAGLLEFKTISIAGEIEMIFNAFPALERLDHLLLQKQRPELIQPENDLKTLVGDFERELGRFLSPFEVEDLQKTVEDDKTSVDLVRAALKEAVFNNKTNWKYIQAILRNWRREGITTPAQVEAKNAEREIQTPKNVAVSSDFLDAMDLWKE
- the metA gene encoding homoserine O-acetyltransferase MetA → MPIKIEKSLPAVDILREENIFVMDSDRASHQDIRPIKILILNLMPQKIVTETQLLRLLANTPLQLEVEFLHMASHESKNTHSDHLKQFYKTFNQIQDNYFDGLIITGAPVENLSFEEVDYWQELIQIFDWSKTHVYSTLHICWGAQAGLYARYGVSKHSMARKLSGVYWQEVTNRTSPLMRGFDDEFRSPHSRYTEVKEEDISHLDTLMILSQGSEVGLSILASKDLREVYSFGHFEYDRDTLAKEYLRDCLAGKNPHIPENYFKQDDPTSRPSLSWNLPAAQFFTNWINYAVYQETPYNWQTFKQSAV